In Nostoc sp. GT001, a genomic segment contains:
- a CDS encoding primary-amine oxidase, which translates to MIKRLKRFLWLSIAIVSIISISIGLMETLIAQQPSISHPLTSLTEVEISTAVLVIQKEKTLSEMAAFPLIALQEPDKKEVLNFTPGKTFGRKAFLVVYERSENKTFEGIVDLTSKTLSSWKEIASVQPAIVNSEYELATQIVKADPRWQKAMQKRGINDFNQVKISWWSPGILSQQEEATGNRLCRGLSYYKGKGWNYYGSPIEGVLATVNLNTGKVASFIDRGNVPFSKENWNYDTKSLGKLLSPLKALKILQANGRSFQIKDNEISWQGWKFRYSMHPRNGLMLYQVTHKDGENIRPVLYRASLSEMVVPYGDPKPSWSFRNAFDVGEYNLGLLANTMELGKEIPENGLLLNAVFANEQGEPYQIPGVIGIYERDRGMLWKHYEYNTQRNDVRRGRELVMKMTVAIDNYDYSINWIFHQDGTLEVQNELTGIVLTQGTAAQKQSDDDSYGRLIAQNIFGVNHQHFFNYRLDFDVDGQANSVMEMNVKALPMDEKNPLGNAIALSETPLAKETAAVRDLDMKSSREWMIVSADKKNALGAAPGYMLMPEGNSIFFPVEGSKIRQRAEFATHHVWVTKYKPTELYAGDDYPNQTQPGQGLPKYIADDEALMGEDIVLWYTMGVTHIPRSEDWPVMPVHRVGFKLVPRGFFSRNPAINLPE; encoded by the coding sequence ATGATTAAGCGGCTAAAGCGTTTTTTATGGCTATCTATTGCGATCGTTTCCATCATTTCTATCTCAATCGGATTAATGGAAACATTGATAGCTCAACAGCCTTCTATTTCACATCCTCTCACTTCGCTAACTGAGGTAGAAATTAGCACAGCTGTTTTAGTCATTCAAAAAGAAAAAACTTTGAGCGAAATGGCAGCTTTTCCACTTATTGCTTTACAAGAACCAGATAAAAAAGAAGTTCTAAATTTTACACCGGGTAAAACTTTTGGGCGAAAAGCTTTTTTGGTAGTCTATGAACGTTCAGAAAACAAAACCTTTGAGGGTATCGTTGACCTGACAAGCAAAACCTTAAGTTCTTGGAAAGAAATAGCGTCTGTGCAACCTGCGATCGTTAATTCAGAATATGAACTAGCAACTCAGATCGTTAAAGCCGATCCCCGATGGCAAAAAGCGATGCAAAAGCGGGGAATTAACGATTTTAATCAGGTCAAAATTAGTTGGTGGTCTCCAGGAATCCTCAGTCAGCAGGAAGAAGCAACAGGCAATCGTCTTTGTCGCGGCTTATCTTACTACAAAGGTAAAGGCTGGAACTATTACGGTAGTCCCATTGAAGGAGTCTTAGCAACAGTCAATTTGAACACAGGTAAAGTTGCCAGTTTTATTGATAGAGGAAACGTCCCTTTCTCTAAAGAAAATTGGAATTATGATACCAAATCCTTGGGTAAATTACTGTCACCACTTAAAGCATTGAAGATTCTCCAAGCTAATGGTAGAAGTTTCCAGATCAAAGACAATGAAATTAGCTGGCAAGGTTGGAAGTTTCGCTATTCAATGCATCCTCGTAATGGATTAATGCTTTATCAAGTGACGCATAAAGACGGGGAAAATATTCGACCAGTTTTATACCGCGCTAGCCTCTCCGAAATGGTAGTACCTTATGGCGACCCTAAGCCTAGTTGGTCGTTTAGAAATGCCTTTGATGTAGGGGAATACAACTTAGGTTTACTAGCAAATACGATGGAATTAGGTAAAGAAATTCCTGAAAATGGCTTGTTACTAAATGCTGTATTTGCGAATGAGCAGGGAGAACCTTATCAAATACCAGGGGTTATCGGTATCTATGAGCGCGATCGCGGAATGCTGTGGAAACACTATGAGTATAATACTCAGCGTAATGATGTCCGTCGCGGTCGAGAATTAGTGATGAAGATGACGGTAGCCATTGATAACTATGATTACAGCATCAATTGGATCTTTCACCAGGATGGGACTTTGGAAGTCCAAAATGAATTAACGGGTATCGTATTGACGCAGGGAACGGCTGCCCAAAAGCAATCTGATGATGATTCCTATGGTCGATTAATTGCTCAGAATATCTTTGGAGTAAATCATCAGCACTTTTTCAATTATCGCCTAGATTTCGATGTCGATGGTCAGGCGAATTCTGTGATGGAAATGAATGTGAAAGCTTTACCGATGGATGAGAAAAATCCTTTAGGAAATGCGATCGCACTTTCAGAAACCCCACTAGCCAAAGAAACGGCTGCTGTGCGCGATTTGGATATGAAAAGCAGTCGGGAATGGATGATTGTTAGCGCAGACAAAAAAAATGCTCTCGGTGCTGCACCTGGATATATGCTGATGCCTGAAGGAAACTCGATATTTTTCCCTGTGGAAGGCTCAAAAATCCGCCAAAGGGCAGAATTTGCGACTCATCACGTATGGGTAACAAAATATAAACCTACTGAACTTTATGCTGGCGACGATTATCCCAACCAAACTCAACCCGGACAGGGTTTACCAAAATATATTGCAGACGATGAAGCCTTGATGGGTGAAGATATTGTACTGTGGTACACAATGGGCGTAACTCATATTCCGCGATCGGAAGATTGGCCTGTGATGCCTGTTCACCGAGTTGGCTTTAAGCTAGTCCCTAGAGGATTCTTTAGCCGGAATCCAGCGATAAATTTGCCAGAGTAA
- the rpmI gene encoding 50S ribosomal protein L35, whose amino-acid sequence MPKLKTRKAAAKRFRATSSGKIVRRKAFKSHLLEHKSSDKKRGMRKSALVHERDELNVRLMLPYL is encoded by the coding sequence ATGCCTAAACTAAAGACTCGTAAAGCCGCGGCAAAACGATTCCGTGCCACGAGTAGCGGTAAAATCGTCCGTCGTAAAGCGTTCAAAAGCCACCTTTTAGAACACAAATCTTCTGACAAAAAACGTGGTATGCGTAAGAGTGCGCTTGTACACGAACGCGACGAACTTAACGTGCGCTTGATGCTCCCATATTTGTAA
- a CDS encoding peptidylprolyl isomerase, producing MNFPEINIPGDGTLHARLITSLGEIVVRLEEERTPNTVKNFVGLATGTIDWKDPKTGQSGKGTPAYDGVRFHRVIPDFMIQCGDPLSRYLDTANRWGTGGPGYQFEDEFHPELRHTRAGILSMANAGRGTNGSQWFITEAPTPHLDNKHSVFGEVVQGLDIVSKIANVPTTRDRPNQEVVLQKVEIFRQ from the coding sequence ATGAACTTTCCAGAAATTAATATTCCCGGTGATGGAACACTGCACGCTCGTTTAATTACTTCCTTGGGTGAAATTGTAGTTCGTTTAGAAGAAGAGCGAACTCCTAACACTGTCAAAAATTTTGTCGGTCTAGCAACCGGAACAATCGACTGGAAAGACCCTAAAACGGGTCAATCTGGTAAGGGAACTCCAGCTTACGATGGAGTTCGCTTTCACCGGGTCATCCCTGATTTTATGATTCAGTGTGGCGATCCTCTGAGTCGTTATCTAGATACAGCTAACCGATGGGGTACTGGTGGGCCAGGATATCAATTTGAAGATGAGTTTCATCCTGAATTGAGACACACTCGTGCAGGTATCTTGTCGATGGCGAATGCCGGACGCGGTACTAATGGTTCGCAATGGTTCATTACAGAAGCACCAACACCTCACCTTGACAACAAACACAGTGTTTTTGGTGAAGTTGTCCAAGGTCTAGATATAGTTAGCAAAATTGCTAATGTGCCTACAACTAGAGATCGTCCAAATCAAGAAGTGGTGTTACAAAAAGTAGAAATTTTTCGGCAGTAA
- the mutS gene encoding DNA mismatch repair protein MutS, whose product MTASHSETPSTKPDASTFISDHLQVDRSKLSQMYLHYVETKDKYPHAVLLYRVGDFFECYFQDAVKLAQELELVLTSKQAGEQGRVAMSGVPHHAWERYATMLVEKGYAVVICDQVEDASEAAGRLVRREVTRILTPGTLLEEGMLKSSRNNYLAAVVIAANHWGLAYADISTGEFLTTQGSDLEHLTQELMRLQPSEVLVPTNAPDLGSLLRPGETSPHLPECLPPSFCYSLRSQVPFSQGEARPRLLQKFKVRSLEGLGCDHLPLAVRAAGGLLEYLEDTQKENPVTLQRLRSYTVTDYLIVDNQTRRNLEITQTVRDGTFHGSLLWALDKTSTAMGGRALRRWLLQPLLDIKGIRARQDTIQELMENTPLRQDLRHLLRQIYDLERLTGRAGSGTANARDLVALADSLSRLPELSNLVVETRSPFLKALQKVPSVLEELAQKLHAHLVESPPILIKEGGLIRPSVNPLLDERKATVEADQQWIANLEVDERAKTGISTLKVGFNKTFGYYISISRTKADQVPANYIRKQTLTNEERYITPDLKEREARILTARDDLNQLEYEIFTALREEVAQEAEVIRNLSRAVAAADVLCGLAELAVHQGYCRPEMLSGREINIVDGRHPVVEQSLPAGFFVPNSTQLGSRESGVGSSEEEIPPLPTPHSQFPDLIILTGPNASGKSCYLRQVGLIQLMAQIGSFVPARFARLGICDRIFTRVGAVDDLATGQSTFMVEMNETANILNHATSRSLVLLDEIGRGTATFDGLSIAWAVAEYIAVDIRSRTIFATHYHELNELASIIPNVANYQVTVKELPDQIIFLHQVQPGGADKSYGIEAGRLAGLPAVVIQRAKQVMGQIEKHSKIAMGLQNLDG is encoded by the coding sequence ATGACCGCCTCTCACTCCGAAACTCCATCTACCAAACCCGATGCAAGTACTTTTATTTCTGACCATCTACAGGTGGATCGCAGTAAGCTAAGTCAAATGTACTTGCATTATGTCGAGACGAAGGATAAATATCCTCACGCGGTATTGCTGTATCGGGTAGGAGATTTCTTTGAATGCTATTTCCAAGATGCTGTCAAACTAGCACAAGAATTGGAATTAGTTCTCACTAGTAAGCAAGCTGGGGAACAGGGACGGGTGGCGATGTCTGGTGTTCCGCATCACGCTTGGGAACGCTACGCGACGATGCTAGTAGAAAAAGGCTACGCAGTGGTAATTTGCGACCAAGTGGAAGATGCTTCTGAAGCGGCTGGGAGATTGGTGCGGCGAGAAGTAACGCGCATTCTTACACCCGGCACTTTGCTAGAAGAAGGAATGCTCAAATCCAGTCGCAATAATTACTTAGCAGCAGTAGTCATTGCCGCAAATCATTGGGGTTTAGCCTATGCAGACATCTCTACTGGTGAATTTCTTACTACTCAAGGTAGCGATTTAGAACATTTGACTCAAGAATTAATGCGCTTGCAACCTTCGGAGGTGTTAGTTCCGACAAATGCGCCGGATTTGGGTAGTTTGCTGCGTCCGGGAGAAACTTCGCCACATCTTCCTGAGTGTTTGCCACCATCATTTTGTTATAGTTTGCGATCGCAAGTACCATTTTCTCAAGGTGAAGCTAGACCTAGATTATTGCAGAAATTTAAGGTGCGATCGCTCGAAGGACTTGGTTGCGATCATCTTCCCCTTGCCGTCCGCGCCGCTGGTGGTCTTCTAGAATACCTGGAAGATACTCAAAAAGAAAACCCTGTCACTCTTCAAAGACTCCGCAGCTACACTGTCACCGACTATCTAATTGTTGACAATCAAACCCGCCGTAACTTAGAAATTACCCAAACCGTCCGAGATGGCACTTTTCACGGTTCCCTACTTTGGGCGTTAGATAAAACTAGTACAGCAATGGGTGGGCGGGCTTTGCGGCGGTGGTTATTGCAACCCCTACTCGATATTAAAGGCATTCGGGCGCGGCAAGATACCATCCAAGAATTGATGGAAAATACGCCCCTGCGTCAAGATTTGCGGCATTTATTGCGCCAAATTTATGATTTGGAACGCCTCACCGGAAGGGCGGGTTCTGGTACAGCGAATGCTAGAGATTTAGTAGCTTTGGCAGATTCCCTCTCACGCTTACCGGAATTATCCAATTTAGTAGTTGAGACGCGTTCTCCCTTCCTGAAAGCTTTGCAGAAAGTCCCAAGTGTATTGGAAGAATTGGCACAAAAGTTACACGCACATCTTGTAGAGTCGCCACCCATACTAATTAAAGAAGGTGGATTAATTCGCCCCAGTGTAAATCCCCTATTGGATGAAAGGAAGGCAACTGTAGAAGCAGACCAGCAATGGATTGCCAACTTGGAAGTTGATGAAAGAGCTAAGACAGGAATTTCGACACTGAAGGTAGGATTTAACAAAACTTTTGGTTATTATATCAGTATTTCTCGCACCAAAGCTGACCAAGTACCCGCTAATTATATCCGCAAGCAAACCCTGACCAATGAGGAACGTTACATCACCCCAGATTTAAAGGAACGGGAAGCCCGGATTCTGACGGCGCGAGATGATTTAAATCAGTTGGAATATGAGATTTTTACAGCGTTGCGGGAAGAGGTAGCACAAGAGGCGGAAGTAATTCGCAATCTGTCTCGTGCAGTGGCGGCGGCAGATGTGTTGTGTGGTTTGGCTGAATTGGCGGTGCATCAAGGTTACTGTCGTCCCGAAATGTTGTCAGGAAGGGAGATAAACATAGTTGATGGGCGTCATCCAGTGGTGGAACAGTCTTTACCTGCGGGTTTCTTTGTACCGAATTCGACTCAATTAGGGAGTAGGGAATCGGGAGTAGGCAGTAGTGAAGAAGAAATTCCCCCACTCCCCACTCCCCACTCCCAATTCCCTGACTTAATCATCCTCACCGGGCCAAACGCAAGTGGCAAAAGTTGTTATTTGCGTCAGGTGGGATTAATTCAGTTAATGGCGCAGATTGGTAGTTTTGTACCAGCGAGGTTTGCTAGATTGGGAATATGCGATCGCATTTTTACCCGTGTTGGCGCAGTAGATGATTTAGCAACTGGTCAATCTACCTTCATGGTGGAGATGAATGAAACCGCAAATATTCTCAACCATGCCACATCTAGGTCGCTGGTACTATTAGATGAAATTGGTCGCGGGACAGCAACATTTGATGGTCTTTCCATTGCTTGGGCGGTGGCGGAATATATAGCAGTTGATATTCGATCGCGCACAATTTTTGCTACTCACTATCATGAGTTAAATGAACTGGCTAGCATTATCCCGAATGTAGCTAACTATCAGGTGACGGTAAAAGAATTACCCGACCAAATTATCTTTTTGCACCAAGTTCAACCAGGAGGTGCTGATAAGTCTTATGGAATTGAAGCGGGAAGATTGGCGGGTTTACCAGCCGTAGTTATTCAACGGGCAAAACAAGTGATGGGACAAATTGAAAAACACAGTAAGATTGCGATGGGACTGCAAAATCTCGATGGGTAA
- a CDS encoding tetratricopeptide repeat protein, translating to MDNSLAVVYLSILVVILTIAAVSVFRQIFKTRKVEGSFARLRKKLEKEKGTTQEYYELGSIYSEKKMYSQAIALLQKALKAAEEEGEEDIAPIYNGLGYIYFTQEQYDLAIRQYKEALKSKPDYVTGLNNLGHAYEKKKLTTQALQSYEEALKLAPNNPIAKRRAESLRRLVSA from the coding sequence ATGGATAACAGTCTAGCCGTTGTTTATCTCTCAATTTTGGTGGTTATACTCACAATTGCAGCCGTGAGTGTGTTTCGCCAGATTTTCAAAACTCGCAAGGTTGAAGGCTCTTTTGCAAGATTGCGAAAGAAATTAGAGAAAGAAAAGGGTACGACTCAAGAATATTATGAGTTAGGCAGTATTTATTCAGAAAAAAAAATGTACTCTCAAGCGATCGCGCTACTTCAAAAAGCTCTCAAAGCTGCTGAAGAAGAGGGAGAAGAAGATATCGCCCCCATTTACAACGGACTCGGCTATATTTATTTTACCCAAGAGCAATATGACTTAGCAATTCGTCAGTACAAAGAAGCTCTCAAATCTAAACCAGATTACGTAACAGGATTAAATAATCTCGGTCACGCCTACGAGAAGAAAAAATTAACGACTCAGGCGTTACAAAGTTACGAAGAAGCACTCAAATTGGCTCCAAATAACCCTATTGCTAAACGTCGTGCTGAATCTTTACGCCGTTTGGTTTCTGCGTAA
- a CDS encoding transporter substrate-binding domain-containing protein codes for MYNRCNRRQAITRLHLVLSATIFWLFCFSLVGTGLTASAAEMSEIQQRGYLNVAVKDNLRPLGFKDDNGNLQGLEIDLAKRLATDLVGKAEAVKFQPVANRDRLSVVLDKKVDFAIARVTATESRARIVSFSVPYYLDGTVLVTKDASVQQLSDLSKQKIAVLNNSSTIAQVRYYLPNAELVGVDSYKEAREEIENNAAVAFAADASVLSGWVQQYPQYRLLPTKLSTEPLCVVMPKGLQYDEFRRNVNQAIARYLEKGWLQQRSQYWGLP; via the coding sequence ATGTATAACAGATGTAACAGACGGCAAGCAATTACTCGGTTACATCTGGTATTATCCGCCACTATCTTTTGGCTTTTTTGCTTTTCTCTAGTAGGGACGGGATTAACTGCATCTGCTGCCGAAATGTCAGAAATTCAGCAGCGGGGCTATTTAAATGTTGCCGTTAAAGATAACTTGCGTCCCTTGGGATTTAAAGATGACAACGGGAATTTGCAAGGCTTAGAAATTGACTTGGCCAAGCGTTTGGCAACTGACTTGGTTGGTAAAGCCGAAGCTGTAAAATTTCAACCTGTAGCGAATCGCGATCGCCTGTCTGTAGTTTTAGACAAGAAAGTTGACTTTGCGATCGCTAGAGTCACAGCAACCGAGTCACGCGCCCGCATAGTTAGCTTCAGTGTTCCCTACTATTTGGATGGCACTGTATTAGTTACAAAAGATGCCTCTGTGCAGCAGTTGAGCGATTTGTCTAAACAAAAGATTGCCGTACTCAACAACTCCAGTACCATTGCTCAAGTGCGGTACTATCTGCCAAACGCCGAGTTAGTAGGAGTGGATTCCTATAAAGAAGCGCGAGAGGAAATAGAAAATAATGCTGCTGTAGCCTTTGCCGCAGATGCTAGTGTTCTCAGCGGTTGGGTGCAACAATATCCTCAATATCGGCTACTGCCAACTAAGTTATCAACTGAACCCTTATGTGTAGTAATGCCCAAGGGATTGCAGTACGATGAGTTTAGACGAAATGTGAATCAAGCGATCGCTCGTTATTTAGAAAAAGGTTGGCTCCAGCAACGCTCTCAATATTGGGGTTTACCGTAA
- a CDS encoding ATP-dependent helicase: MSDSKFTIPVVQELLDSELSERSPIASLQEKILAIRNSLRPGQQQMADWQSGPLAISAVPGAGKSTGMAAAAAIAIARQYERSSSRRQLVVVTFTRSAAANIKAKIRKFLRDDLSLPQTGFFVYTLHGLALNIANRHSDLSGLQLENVILITPTQSHRFIRTAVEQWIVNNPDVYLRLLEGHQFDGEETERLRRQSVLRTEVLPELANTVIHEAKSSGISPELLREWSKQTTDEYAILSVAAGLYEQYQNLMRSRDFIDYDDMILAALRVLENDSARHVEQNQIFAVFEDEAQDSSPLQTQLLEILASNGGEAGGRGQGAGGRERIITPQSSVISHQSTLNLVRVGDPNQAINSTFTPADPIYFRQFCEECDRIERLATMDRAGRSTKIIIEAANFALKWINNQWLATTKTNNKQQIPDNRQVPFRLQTIRPVEVGDPQANANPAPVGQGLELYTPRDIHHTVELLSQRVIELFGEDPAKNSAAILVRENRQGRWLGEALAPVCKEHKITLYDVGERDRRSHVPQEILALLQFCDRPHSPDYLKAALEALVQRQLIPTQDLNALASLPEEFLYPSPLAAPQSETVQKAARLCRNLLRARLELPLYQLISFLALTLNYDQAELATADKLAERVNQQIAGNSSMSGMLSALSEIVSSERFEPVETEDSEERYTRRGQLTIITMHKAKGLDWDYVFLPFLHENLIPGRFWVPPQSQFLGDFTLSEVARAQIRATLHEESTIPDVSQAWEVAKNLKTSEEYRLLYVAMTRAKLLLWMSAAQKAPFTWSKPDNLQEQAPCPVFPALKRQFPECVVNLAAMSKQV; this comes from the coding sequence ATGTCCGACTCTAAATTTACTATTCCTGTTGTTCAAGAATTACTTGACTCAGAATTGTCTGAGCGATCGCCTATTGCTTCTTTGCAGGAGAAAATTCTCGCAATCCGCAACAGTCTCCGCCCTGGACAGCAGCAAATGGCTGATTGGCAATCTGGGCCTTTGGCGATTTCAGCCGTTCCTGGTGCAGGCAAATCTACCGGAATGGCGGCGGCGGCGGCGATCGCGATCGCCCGTCAATATGAGCGTTCATCTTCCCGCCGTCAGTTGGTAGTCGTTACTTTTACTCGCTCCGCTGCTGCCAATATTAAAGCGAAGATTCGGAAATTTTTAAGAGATGATTTATCCCTACCTCAGACGGGATTTTTTGTCTATACCCTACACGGTCTAGCGTTGAACATTGCCAACCGCCATTCTGATTTATCGGGTTTGCAATTAGAAAATGTCATATTAATTACACCAACCCAAAGTCACCGCTTTATCAGAACTGCTGTAGAACAATGGATTGTAAATAATCCAGATGTATATTTGCGGTTATTAGAAGGTCATCAATTTGATGGAGAAGAGACAGAAAGGTTGCGTCGTCAATCGGTGCTGCGAACAGAAGTTTTACCAGAATTGGCTAATACAGTAATTCATGAAGCAAAAAGTTCTGGGATATCGCCAGAATTGTTGCGGGAGTGGAGTAAACAAACCACAGACGAATATGCAATTTTAAGTGTAGCGGCGGGGTTGTACGAGCAATATCAAAACTTGATGCGATCGCGTGATTTTATCGATTACGACGATATGATTTTAGCCGCACTACGCGTTTTAGAAAACGACAGTGCCCGTCACGTTGAGCAAAACCAAATATTCGCGGTCTTTGAAGACGAAGCCCAAGATTCTAGCCCTCTTCAGACGCAGCTATTAGAAATTTTGGCAAGTAATGGGGGAGAGGCAGGGGGCAGGGGGCAGGGGGCAGGGGGCAGGGAGAGAATAATAACTCCTCAATCATCAGTCATCAGTCATCAGTCAACACTCAATTTAGTGCGAGTTGGCGATCCTAATCAAGCAATTAACTCTACCTTTACTCCAGCCGATCCGATTTATTTCCGGCAATTTTGTGAAGAGTGCGATCGCATCGAACGATTGGCAACGATGGATCGAGCTGGTCGCAGTACTAAAATTATCATTGAAGCTGCTAACTTTGCCCTCAAATGGATCAATAATCAGTGGTTAGCAACAACCAAAACCAACAACAAACAACAGATTCCTGATAACCGACAAGTACCATTTCGCTTGCAGACAATTCGCCCTGTGGAAGTTGGCGATCCGCAAGCTAACGCTAACCCCGCACCCGTAGGACAAGGATTAGAACTTTATACACCGCGCGATATTCATCACACCGTTGAATTGTTATCTCAAAGGGTGATTGAGTTATTTGGTGAAGACCCAGCAAAAAATAGTGCCGCGATTTTAGTCAGAGAAAATCGCCAAGGACGCTGGCTAGGAGAGGCTTTAGCACCTGTGTGCAAAGAGCATAAAATTACACTTTATGATGTGGGAGAACGCGATCGCCGTTCCCATGTTCCCCAAGAAATTTTGGCATTATTGCAATTTTGCGATCGCCCCCACTCCCCCGATTATCTCAAAGCCGCCCTAGAAGCCTTAGTCCAGCGCCAATTAATTCCTACTCAAGACCTCAACGCCCTTGCTAGTCTACCAGAAGAATTTTTGTATCCTAGTCCACTAGCAGCACCCCAATCAGAAACAGTACAAAAAGCTGCTCGTTTGTGTCGCAATTTACTTCGCGCCCGCTTAGAACTGCCTCTTTATCAGCTAATTTCCTTTCTCGCCTTGACCTTAAATTACGACCAAGCAGAATTGGCAACTGCTGACAAACTCGCAGAACGGGTTAACCAGCAGATAGCTGGCAATAGTTCAATGAGTGGGATGCTTTCAGCCTTAAGTGAAATCGTCAGTTCTGAACGGTTTGAACCAGTGGAAACCGAGGATTCGGAAGAACGTTACACCCGTCGTGGTCAACTGACGATTATCACTATGCACAAGGCTAAAGGGCTAGATTGGGACTATGTGTTTCTTCCCTTTCTCCACGAAAACTTGATTCCTGGCAGATTTTGGGTTCCTCCCCAAAGCCAGTTTTTAGGCGACTTTACCTTATCAGAAGTAGCCCGCGCTCAAATTCGCGCTACTCTCCACGAAGAATCTACCATACCGGATGTTAGTCAGGCATGGGAGGTGGCAAAGAATTTGAAAACATCTGAAGAGTATCGTTTACTCTATGTTGCCATGACACGAGCAAAGCTGCTGTTGTGGATGTCTGCGGCGCAGAAAGCCCCCTTTACTTGGAGTAAACCGGACAATTTACAAGAACAAGCGCCTTGTCCGGTGTTTCCAGCATTAAAACGCCAATTTCCTGAATGTGTGGTGAATTTAGCGGCAATGAGCAAACAAGTATAA
- the rplT gene encoding 50S ribosomal protein L20, which yields MTRVKRGNVARKRRNKILKLAKGFRGSHSTLFRTANQQVMKALRSAYRDRKKKKRDFRRLWITRINAASRQHGLSYSQLIGNLKKADIQLNRKMLAQLAVLDPASFGKVAELALQAKG from the coding sequence ATGACTCGGGTAAAACGCGGTAATGTAGCTCGCAAACGCCGCAATAAAATTCTCAAACTAGCTAAAGGTTTTCGCGGTTCCCATTCAACTCTGTTTAGAACTGCCAACCAACAAGTGATGAAGGCGCTACGGAGTGCCTACCGCGATCGCAAAAAGAAAAAGCGCGATTTTCGTCGCCTCTGGATTACCCGTATCAACGCTGCTTCCAGGCAACACGGCTTGAGTTACAGCCAGTTGATCGGTAACTTGAAAAAAGCTGATATCCAACTAAATCGCAAGATGTTGGCGCAATTGGCAGTCCTCGATCCAGCTAGTTTCGGCAAAGTTGCTGAATTGGCACTTCAAGCTAAAGGATAA
- a CDS encoding GrpB family protein: MKDLANGDRYEVLKRDLATSFRSDREAYTNGKNDYIRALMVKARNEDMEKSQSH, translated from the coding sequence ATAAAGGATTTAGCCAACGGCGATCGCTACGAAGTTCTAAAACGCGACTTGGCTACAAGTTTTCGGAGCGATCGCGAAGCTTATACCAATGGTAAAAATGACTATATCCGTGCTTTGATGGTCAAAGCACGGAATGAGGATATGGAAAAAAGCCAAAGCCATTGA